Below is a window of Arabidopsis thaliana chromosome 2, partial sequence DNA.
TCTTTTCCAAACTTTCGTTAATTATTAGTACTGGTATTCTCACTATTACTACAGGAAGTCAGGAACATATGATGGATCGTGTGTAGAGATCTGTTTTCTAGTATATCTTGTGTTGTGAACTTAATTATCCTTAGAAACGGTTAAGGTATCTTGTGTTGATGACAAGTGTCCAGAAGTATAGATGTCTTTGTTAATATCTTGTGTTGTTATCTCCATGGCGTACGTGATAAATACTCATTTAGTTTTCTCACTTAAGGAATGCTAGAagatctgtttcttttttcaaccTAATTAGTGTTCttcattgtctttttttgtgtatagGAGTATAAATCAACTCGTGTTGCAGAAGAGTTTCGAAAAATGCGAGCCGATATTGAAAAGATGCGAGCGGATATTGCTACAATACAAGCAGAGGAGAGGTATTAAATTTGACTcgctttttaatatttgtttttgtcccATTTAAACTTAGACCTTTCCTTTGAAACAGGTGTGATCACGATAACCACATACACAAAGTTGAGCAGgtatagctttttttttcctagcTCTATCCATTTATTTTACACTCGTTATTACTTGAGATTAGTCTTTAGATCGGAAATCAGAAGAAGTAATATATGTTTTGGGTATTTCAGGGTTTTAACGAGTTAAAAGATGAGTTCGACGCAACAAAATATAAGATCGTGAAGTATGCTATATATACACTGATCCCTGTGGCAGCAGCTGAAACTGGTATGCTTTTCTCGATGATATACTAGCGACGTTATCGGATCTTTGGAAGGAATCTAAAGAGTTCCGAGCGACGAAAATCAACTGACTCAAACATATCCCCCCAACTAGAATGACTCGTGgactttgtttggttttgtgcTTTTTTCATTGACATTGGTTTTATGCTTTTGCAAAGTAACTCTTATGCCTCCAGTACCATCACCTTAGTCCAAAAGGAAGTccacttttaaaaa
It encodes the following:
- a CDS encoding uncharacterized protein (unknown protein; FUNCTIONS IN: molecular_function unknown; INVOLVED IN: pollen tube development, pollen development; LOCATED IN: mitochondrion; BEST Arabidopsis thaliana protein match is: Protein of unknown function (DUF1640) (TAIR:AT2G35090.1); Has 62 Blast hits to 62 proteins in 11 species: Archae - 0; Bacteria - 0; Metazoa - 0; Fungi - 0; Plants - 62; Viruses - 0; Other Eukaryotes - 0 (source: NCBI BLink).); this encodes MAMLKRTISIVRIGRGLSYRSLSSGNHVDKLGMVKALEAINVPSTQAEALTGAITSGFESVMGKVKADIAKSEEYKSTRVAEEFRKMRADIEKMRADIATIQAEERCDHDNHIHKVEQGFNELKDEFDATKYKIVKYAIYTLIPVAAAETGMLFSMIY